The Sinorhizobium fredii USDA 257 region TTAAGAGAATAAGCACGTTTGCCAAACAAAGCCGCTAGATCAAATCCCGGGCCATGGCGGTCATGATATTGGGCGGCCGGGTTCAACGCGCCGAGCTCCCCGGCCCAATCGCGACCATCGCCAATGACATCGGTTTTCGTGAGAATGACCTGGTCTGCGAAGGCAAGCTGCTTCCAGCCCTCGAGGAAACTGTCGAGGGTCGCGCGGCCGTTCATGACGTCGAAAGCCGTGATGACCTCGGCGAGGTAGAAGTGAGCCGCGACGACATTGTCCCTCAGCCCCATGGCAGGTGCGCCTCCGGGAATGAGGCTGTTGACGATCGGAGCGGGATCGGCGAGTCCGGTGGTCTCGACGATCACGTGCGAAACCGGAGGAATTTCGCCTCGGAGCCGTGCCTCGTGCAGTTCGTACAATGATATACGGATGTCGCTCGTCGCCGTGCAGCAGATACAGCCGCTCGTGGTCCGGAAATAGGTTTCAGAACCGCTGCGGACCAGGTGGTGATCGATCGGGACCGTGCCGAACTCATTGATGATAACCGCGGCACCTGCCATCCGGGGATCGGCAAGAATCTCGTTCAGCAATGTCGTCTTGCCAGAGCCAAGAAAGCCGGTCAGAAGTGTCACGGGCACCGGGTCGTAGATCCGCCTCATTCTCTTCTCCGATCTCTCGGGCACCGTATTGCGCCGCTTGAACAGTCCGGCAATCATGTCGCGATCGCGTCCAACATTTGTTCACACGGGTGGTTCGAAGGGCTTGCCCGGCCGGCGCCGGGCAAGCCCCCGGGTCAGGTTCCGAGAACGGCAGCCTTGATGGTGTTCACGTTGTAGCGGAACATGTCGATGTAGGTGGATGCCGGACCGTCTTCGCTGGAGAGCGCGTCGGAATAGAGCGTGCCGCCGACCTTCAGACCGGTTTCGCTCGCGATCTGTTCGACGAGGCGCGGATTGGTGATGTTCTCGACAAAGATTGCCGAGGCCTTGTCTTCCTTTACCTGGTCGACGAGCTTGGCAATGTCGGCTGCGGATGCCTCCGCTTCCGTCGAGACGCCCTCGGCCGCGATGAACTTCAGACCGTATTCGTGCGCGAAATAACCGAACGCATCATGCGACGTGATGATGGTGCGCTTGTCCTGTGGAATGGCGTCGATTGCGGCCTTCACTTCCGTCTCCAGTTCGCCAAGCTTGGCGAGATAAGCTTCCGAGTTGGCCGTGTAGGTCGCGCAACCAGCCTTGTCGGCCTGGCAGAACGCGTCGGCAATATTCTTCGCGTAGATTTCGGCGTTGTGGATCGACTGCCAAGCATGCGGATCGAACTCGCCATGATGGTGATGACCTTCATGGCCATGGTGGTCGCTGGCTTTGGCATGTTCTTCGGCCTTCGCATGCTCCTCGCCTTCGTCATGAGCATGCTCTTCCTCCGCAGCCTTCAGGGGTTCGATGCCGTTGCTCACCTCGACGACGGGAGCCTTGGTACCGCTTGTCTCGAAGGTGACGGCGGCGATGCTTGCGATCAAGCCGATCGCCTCGTCATTCAGCGCGAGCACGGACCCAAACAGGACATGCATCAGATCGATGCTGGACCCACGCCATGAGACGAGAAGGACACCCGCGGCCAGTGAGATCAGGTAGAAGGCTGCCATCGAGGCGTCCTCCTTCTGGACCGTGAAGCGCGACACAACGCCGGAGCCGAGTGCAACAA contains the following coding sequences:
- a CDS encoding CobW family GTP-binding protein, translating into MRRIYDPVPVTLLTGFLGSGKTTLLNEILADPRMAGAAVIINEFGTVPIDHHLVRSGSETYFRTTSGCICCTATSDIRISLYELHEARLRGEIPPVSHVIVETTGLADPAPIVNSLIPGGAPAMGLRDNVVAAHFYLAEVITAFDVMNGRATLDSFLEGWKQLAFADQVILTKTDVIGDGRDWAGELGALNPAAQYHDRHGPGFDLAALFGKRAYSLNGKGEDVGGWLAMEALASHPDHNHDPNRHGDEIQAFSLTHDLPLERHAVETFLHIVTSNIDSGLLRLKGIFALSDDPDRPMIANAVQHRLYPFQRLEGWPNDDRRTRVVLIGQDMPAKPIRDLFDVLAPRSARRQRRLA
- a CDS encoding metal ABC transporter solute-binding protein, Zn/Mn family — encoded protein: MYDALVGPFLQYGFMQRALLGSVVLSVSCAPVGVFLMLRRMSLTGDAMSHAILPGAALGFLLFGLDVLPMTIGGLAVGLIVALGSGVVSRFTVQKEDASMAAFYLISLAAGVLLVSWRGSSIDLMHVLFGSVLALNDEAIGLIASIAAVTFETSGTKAPVVEVSNGIEPLKAAEEEHAHDEGEEHAKAEEHAKASDHHGHEGHHHHGEFDPHAWQSIHNAEIYAKNIADAFCQADKAGCATYTANSEAYLAKLGELETEVKAAIDAIPQDKRTIITSHDAFGYFAHEYGLKFIAAEGVSTEAEASAADIAKLVDQVKEDKASAIFVENITNPRLVEQIASETGLKVGGTLYSDALSSEDGPASTYIDMFRYNVNTIKAAVLGT